From a region of the Streptomyces tirandamycinicus genome:
- a CDS encoding ANTAR domain-containing response regulator, with product MTAPEPPQPVADDGNASHVPPMTTRVVIAEDEALIRLDLKEMLEEEGYTVVGEAGDGQRAVELAREQRPDLVILDVKMPVLDGISAAEKIAEESIAPVLMLTAFSQRDLVERARDAGAMAYLVKPFSKSDVVPAIEMAVSRFAELRALEKEVADLAQRLETRKLVDRAKSVLQTQYGLTEPAAFRWIQKTSMDRRLSMQQVAEAVIEDAEEKKAARGQDRE from the coding sequence GTGACCGCCCCCGAGCCGCCCCAGCCCGTCGCCGACGACGGCAACGCGTCGCATGTCCCGCCGATGACGACCCGTGTCGTCATCGCTGAGGACGAGGCCCTGATCCGCCTCGACCTGAAAGAGATGCTGGAGGAAGAGGGGTACACGGTCGTCGGCGAGGCCGGGGACGGGCAGCGGGCCGTGGAGCTCGCCCGCGAGCAGCGGCCGGATCTGGTGATCCTCGACGTGAAGATGCCGGTGCTCGACGGGATTTCCGCGGCCGAGAAGATCGCGGAGGAGTCGATCGCGCCGGTCCTGATGCTGACCGCGTTCTCCCAGCGGGATCTCGTCGAGCGCGCGCGGGACGCCGGGGCGATGGCGTACCTGGTGAAGCCGTTCAGCAAGAGCGACGTGGTGCCGGCGATCGAGATGGCGGTGTCGCGGTTCGCGGAGCTGCGTGCGCTGGAGAAGGAGGTCGCGGATCTCGCCCAGCGGCTGGAGACGCGGAAGCTGGTGGACCGGGCGAAGAGCGTTCTGCAGACGCAGTACGGGCTGACCGAGCCGGCCGCGTTCCGGTGGATCCAGAAGACGTCGATGGACCGCCGGCTGTCGATGCAGCAGGTCGCGGAGGCGGTCATCGAGGACGCCGAGGAGAAGAAGGCGGCCAGGGGGCAGGACCGGGAGTAG